From the Manihot esculenta cultivar AM560-2 chromosome 3, M.esculenta_v8, whole genome shotgun sequence genome, one window contains:
- the LOC110610842 gene encoding adenylate isopentenyltransferase 5, chloroplastic, translating to MNMRFSASVQKQIQPLVNLQRAINMEPFFRRKDKVVFVVGPTGTGKSRLAIDLATRIPAEVINCDKMQVYKGLDTVTNKVTEEECRGVPHHLIGVVEDPIANFTCDDFRFHALEAVNSVVARDRLPIIAGGSNSFVEALANDDPDFRLRYECCFLWVDVSLPVLHSFVSERVDRMVKAGLVKEVRSMFDPSKSNYSQGIRRAIGVPELDQYFRNEHIVDAKNRAKLLDRAIAKIKENNCILACRQLRKILRLYNRWSWKMHRIDATEVFLKSGEEAEEAWEKLVAGPSSRIVEQFLYDGDHMTTIVPSETVTVMASAGIPIPIPAMVAAVTR from the coding sequence AGGTGGTGTTCGTTGTAGGCCCAACTGGGACGGGCAAATCAAGATTGGCTATTGACCTTGCAACTCGTATCCCAGCGGAGGTCATCAATTGCGACAAAATGCAAGTCTACAAAGGCCTCGATACAGTAACTAATAAGGTAACAGAAGAAGAATGTCGCGGTGTGCCTCACCATTTGATAGGTGTCGTAGAAGACCCAATTGCCAATTTCACTTGCGATGACTTTCGCTTTCACGCCTTAGAAGCCGTCAATTCCGTTGTCGCTCGTGATCGCCTGCCAATTATCGCTGGTGGTTCTAACTCTTTCGTCGAGGCTTTAGCGAATGATGATCCTGATTTTCGATTGAGGTACGAATGTTGCTTTCTTTGGGTGGATGTATCGTTGCCTGTGCTGCATTCTTTTGTATCTGAACGAGTCGATCGAATGGTGAAAGCGGGATTGGTGAAAGAAGTGAGAAGCATGTTTGATCCAAGCAAAAGTAACTACTCACAAGGAATTCGACGAGCAATTGGAGTGCCAGAATTGGATCAATATTTCCGCAATGAACACATTGTCGATGCTAAAAATAGAGCAAAGCTCCTCGACAGAGCTATTGCAAAAATTAAAGAGAACAATTGCATTCTAGCTTGCCGTCAATTGCGAAAAATCCTTCGACTTTATAATCGATGGAGCTGGAAAATGCATCGCATCGACGCTACAGAAGTTTTTCTAAAAAGCGGAGAagaagctgaagaagcatgGGAGAAACTTGTGGCGGGGCCTAGTTCCAGGATCGTGGAGCAATTCCTTTACGATGGAGATCATATGACTACCATTGTACCATCAGAGACCGTGACTGTAATGGCTTCTGCTGGGATCCCCATTCCTATTCCTGCCATGGTCGCTGCAGTTACTCGATAA
- the LOC110612333 gene encoding DUF21 domain-containing protein At4g14240 yields MHLINAVMATRMVTMLGHSNGVGEGIHFGSIWWFIYAGISCILVLFAGIMSGLTLGLMSLGLVELEILQRSGTSSEKKQAATILPVVQKQHQLLVTLLLCNAAAMEALPLYLDKLFNQYVAIILSVTFVLFFGEVIPQAICSRYGLAVGANLVWLVRILMIICYPIAYPIGKILDWVLGHNEALFRRAQLKALVSIHSQEAGKGGELTHDETTIISGALDLTEKTAEEAMTPIESTFSLDVNSKLDWEAMGKVLARGHSRVPVYSGNPKNIIGLLLVKSLLTVRPETETLVSAVSIRRIPRVPSDMPLYDILNEFQKGSSHMAAVVNKTKAKVPLAAGDKLEENRATCGDSKLTTPLLDKQSDSVVVDINNFSRPSNVNKQITSQSNDAATNGLPQPSEETEDGEVIGIITLEDVFEELLQEEIVDETDEYVDVHKRIRVAAAAAASSVARLPSSRRLTVTKGAGGQSKLGQTPRKSDNDVSTPRLLGTAGEPFPVNKR; encoded by the exons ATGCATCTGATTAATGCGGTGATGGCCACCAGGATGGTGACGATGCTTGGCCACTCCAACGGAGTCGGAGAAGGGATTCATTTTGGATCCATTTGGTGGTTCATTTACGCTGGCATCTCCTGCATACTCGTCCTCTTCGCCGGTATCATGTCCGGTCTTACTCTTGGTCTCATGTCTCTCGGCCTCGTCGAGCTTGAAATTCTCCAACGCAGTGGCACCTCCTCCGAGAAGAAACAAGCAG CTACTATTCTTCCCGTGGTTCAAAAGCAGCACCAACTTCTAGTGACTTTGCTTCTATGTAATGCTGCTGCCATGGAG GCACTTCCCTTATACCTGGATAAACTTTTCAATCAGTATGTTGCTATAATACTTTCGGTGACGTTTGTTCTGTTCTTTGGGGAG GTTATTCCACAAGCAATATGCTCCAGATATGGACTAGCAGTAGGTGCTAACCTTGTCTGGCTTGTGCGAATTTTGATGATAATTTGCTATCCAATAGCGTACCCAATCGGGAAG ATTCTGGACTGGGTTCTGGGACATAATGAAGCATTATTTAGGCGAGCTCAGTTAAAAGCTCTTGTTTCCATCCATAGCCAGGAG GCTGGCAAGGGAGGTGAACTCACGCATGATGAGACAACAATTATTAGTGGAGCACTAGATTTAACTGAAAAG acTGCTGAAGAGGCTATGACACCTATTGAATCAACTTTCTCATTAGATGTCAACTCCAAACTGGATTG GGAGGCAATGGGAAAAGTTCTTGCTCGAGGGCACAGCCGAGTTCCTGTGTATTCCGGGAATCCAAAAAATATTATAGGACTTCTTCTG GTGAAAAGCCTTCTCACTGTACGACCTGAGACAGAGACCCTAGTCAGTGCTGTTTCAATTCGAAGAATTCCACG GGTTCCATCTGATATGCCTCTGTATGATATACTGAATGAGTTTCAAAAGGGCAGCAGTCATATGGCAGCCGTTGTGAATAAAACAAAAGCCAAGGTTCCTTTAGCAGCAGGAGACAAACTTGAAGAAAACAGAGCAACTTGTGGGGATTCCAAGTTGACAACTCCTTTGCTAGATAAACAATCAGATAGTGTTGTCGTTGATATCAATAACTTTTCAAGGCCATCCAATGTAAATAAGCAAATCACTTCACAGAGTAATGATGCAGCAACCAATGGTTTGCCCCAACCATCAGAGGAGACTGAAGATGGTGAAGTTATTGGTATCATCACACTGGAAGATGTATTTGAAGAACTTCTGCAG GAGGAAATTGTGGACGAAACAGATGAATATGTAGATGTACATAAGAG AATCCGTGTTGCTGCAGCTGCAGCTGCTTCATCAGTGGCGCGGCTTCCATCATCTCGGAGGCTGACAGTTACCAAAGGAGCT GGAGGTCAAAGCAAGCTAGGGCAAACCCCCAGGAAATCTGACAATGATGTAAGTACCCCAAGGTTGCTGGGGACTGCTGGTGAGCCTTTTCCTGTAAACAAGAGATAA
- the LOC110611980 gene encoding serine incorporator 3 has translation MPCLGCFASCCATMTCGLCTSVASGVSKKSARLAYCGLFGLSLIVSWILREVGAPLLEKLPWITSSDAQSKEWYQIQAVLRVSLGNFLFFTIFALLMIGVKDQSDRRDSWHHGGWIAKMAMWLLLVVLMFFMPNVIISIYGTISKFGAGLFLLVQVIILLDFTHTWNDAWVEKDEQKWYIALLVVSVACYLAAFTFSGILFIWFNPSGHDCGLNVFFIVMTMILAFAFAIIALHPTVNGSLLPASVISVYCAYVCYTGLSSEPRDYVCNGLHNKTKAVSTSTLVLGMLTTVLSVLYSAVRAGSSTTFLSPPSSPKSSGAKKPLLEEELEEGKEKEEREGQPVSYSYTFFHLIFALASMYSAMLLSGWTNSSESSDLIDVGWTSVWVRICTEWVTAALYVWTLVAPLLFPDREFF, from the exons ATGCCGTGCCTTGGCTGCTTCGCCTCATGCTGTGCAACTATGACCTGTGGCCTCTGCACATCAGTGGCCTCCGGTGTATCCAAGAAATCCGCACGACTCGCTTACTGTGGTCTCTTTGGTCTCTCTCTGATCGTCTCCTGGATTCTCAGAGAAGTTGGTGCTCCGCTCTTGGAGAAACTCCCTT GGATAACGTCTTCTGATGCTCAATCAAAGGAATGGTATCAAATACAGGCAGTACTTCGTGTGAGCTTGGGGAATTTCTTATTTTTCACAATATTTGCTCTATTAATGATTGGTGTTAAAGATCAAAGTGATAGACGTGACTCATGGCACCATGGTGGATGGATTGCAAAGATGGCGATGTGGCTTCTGCTGGTTGTCCTCATGTTTTTCATGCCGAATGTCATTATCTCGATCTATG GAACTATATCGAAATTTGGGGCGGGGCTGTTTTTGTTGGTTCAAGTGATTATATTGCTGGACTTTACACACACATGGAATGATGCATGGGTTGAGAAAGATGAACAAAAATG GTATATTGCTTTACTTGTTGTATCAGTTGCATGCTACCTTGCAGCATTCACATTTTCTGGCATTTTGTTTATATGGTTCAACCCATCAGGCCATGACTGTGGCCTGAACGTCTTCTTCATTGTCATGACCATGATCCTTGCATTTGCTTTCGCAATAATAGCGTTGCATCCCACG GTTAATGGAAGCCTCCTGCCTGCTTCAGTGATTTCAGTGTATTGTGCTTATGTTTGCTACACGGGTCTCTCCAGTGAACCACGTGACTATGTTTGCAATGGTCTCCACAACAAAACGAAAGCAGTCTCCACAAGCACACTTGTGCTTGGGATGCTTACAACAGTTCTCTCAGTCCTATACTCTGCTGTTCGTGCTGGGTCTTCAACAACATTTCTATCGCCACCATCTTCTCCTAAATCATCAG GTGCAAAGAAACCTCTTCTAGAAGAAGAGTTggaagaaggaaaagaaaaggaggAAAGAGAAGGGCAGCCTGTTAGTTACTCCTATACGTTCTTCCACTTGATATTTGCGTTGGCCAGCATGTACTCAGCCATGCTTCTTTCGGGGTGGACCAACTCATCCGAAAGCTCTGACCTGATAGACGTGGGCTGGACATCAGTTTGGGTTCGGATATGCACTGAATGGGTCACTGCTGCACTGTATGTATGGACCCTTGTAGCCCCATTACTTTTCCCTGATCGTGAGTTCTTCTAG
- the LOC110612316 gene encoding uncharacterized protein At5g19025 isoform X1, translating into MHRLLFIMPSPSSSKPLKFSSSSSSNPNPNSAASSSSLLCRHSPSATLDILILILVLFSGIFLITSYFSYIFRSFSIILSHYSLHLSVHVPPVPYICGFLALFLLSILFVEFCCGPRSRKCEKSGCKGLKKAMEFDLQLQTEDCVKSSGAKEIDKLPWKGGTEGNPDYECLRAELRKMAPPNGRAVLLFRARCGCPIAKLEGWGLKKGRRHKKGAERGIHYSAFSWSGRRGLWLMCRLMEEEIIADCL; encoded by the exons ATGCACCGACTCCTTTTCATCATGCCCTCTCCCTCTTCCTCTAAACCCCTCAAATTCTCCTCTTCTTCCTCATCAAACCCTAACCCCAATTCAGCTgcctcctcttcttctcttctctgtAGACACTCTCCATCTGCCACCCTTGACATTCTAATTCTGATTCTGGTGCTTTTCTCAGGGATTTTCCTCATAACTTCTTACTTTTCCTATATCTTTCGTTCCTTTTCCATCATCCTTTCTCACTATTCCCTCCATCTCTCAGTCCATGTCCCTCCCGTACCCTACATTTGCGGCTTCTTGGCGCTGTTCCTCCTCTCTATTCTTTTTGTTGAGTTCTGCTGTGGGCCCAGATCTCGCAAGTGCGAGAAGTCTGGATGCAAGGGGTTGAAGAAGGCGATGGAGTTCGATTTGCAATTGCAGACTGAGGATTGTGTGAAATCCAGTGGGGCCAAGGAGATCGATAAGTTGCCATGGAAAGGAGGGACTGAAGGGAATCCTGATTATGAGTGTCTTCGAGCTGAATTGCGGAAGATGGCTCCGCCTAATGGAAGGGCTGTTTTGCTTTTCCGAGCCAGGTGTGGATGTCCCATCGCCAAATTAGAGGGCTGGGGTCTAAAGAAGGGTCGGCGCcataaaaa GGGTGCTGAAAGAGGTATCCACTATTCAGCATTCTCTTGGAGCGGAAGAAGAG GGCTTTGGCTAATGTGTCGGTTAATGGAGGAGGAGATCATCGCTGATTGTTTGTGA
- the LOC110612316 gene encoding uncharacterized protein At5g19025 isoform X2: MHRLLFIMPSPSSSKPLKFSSSSSSNPNPNSAASSSSLLCRHSPSATLDILILILVLFSGIFLITSYFSYIFRSFSIILSHYSLHLSVHVPPVPYICGFLALFLLSILFVEFCCGPRSRKCEKSGCKGLKKAMEFDLQLQTEDCVKSSGAKEIDKLPWKGGTEGNPDYECLRAELRKMAPPNGRAVLLFRARCGCPIAKLEGWGLKKGRRHKKALANVSVNGGGDHR, encoded by the exons ATGCACCGACTCCTTTTCATCATGCCCTCTCCCTCTTCCTCTAAACCCCTCAAATTCTCCTCTTCTTCCTCATCAAACCCTAACCCCAATTCAGCTgcctcctcttcttctcttctctgtAGACACTCTCCATCTGCCACCCTTGACATTCTAATTCTGATTCTGGTGCTTTTCTCAGGGATTTTCCTCATAACTTCTTACTTTTCCTATATCTTTCGTTCCTTTTCCATCATCCTTTCTCACTATTCCCTCCATCTCTCAGTCCATGTCCCTCCCGTACCCTACATTTGCGGCTTCTTGGCGCTGTTCCTCCTCTCTATTCTTTTTGTTGAGTTCTGCTGTGGGCCCAGATCTCGCAAGTGCGAGAAGTCTGGATGCAAGGGGTTGAAGAAGGCGATGGAGTTCGATTTGCAATTGCAGACTGAGGATTGTGTGAAATCCAGTGGGGCCAAGGAGATCGATAAGTTGCCATGGAAAGGAGGGACTGAAGGGAATCCTGATTATGAGTGTCTTCGAGCTGAATTGCGGAAGATGGCTCCGCCTAATGGAAGGGCTGTTTTGCTTTTCCGAGCCAGGTGTGGATGTCCCATCGCCAAATTAGAGGGCTGGGGTCTAAAGAAGGGTCGGCGCcataaaaa GGCTTTGGCTAATGTGTCGGTTAATGGAGGAGGAGATCATCGCTGA
- the LOC110611432 gene encoding pentatricopeptide repeat-containing protein At5g19020, mitochondrial yields the protein MILSSKAESLLRFLISSPFVSPSSPLKWVSTRTLQTLQFSPQQENPLLHLHALVNLTAYQKDSNYELVLVSALKSCSSRLAISQGQQIHCLVLKSGLDSNTYIRNSLINMYAKCGFLADANSLFDLCANLDPVSYNIMISGYVKSGKLDDARKLFEVMPTKGCVSYTTMIMGFVHNDCWIDAIELYKQMRNVGVVPNEVTLTTVISAFSHLGGIWGCRTLHGLVIKMMFDGFVLVSTNLLHMYCICSSLVEARALFDEMPERNMVSWNVMLNGYSKAGCIDLAKELFQRIPYKDVVSWGSIIDGYVRVGNLSEAFIMYRSMVRAGFGPNDVMMVDLISACGRRIAVGQGQQLHSTIVKLGLDCYDFIQATVIHFYAVCGMINEACLQFGIGSKDNVASWNALIAGFTRNRMIDRARQLFNEMPERDVFSWSTMISGYTQNEQPNLALELFHGMVASGTQPNEVTMLSVFCAIATLGTLKEGRWAHEYVLDNSIPISDNLSAAIIDMYAKCGSINIALEIFYEVRDTASTVSPWNAIICGLAMHGHAKLSLKIFSDLERRQIKLNAITFIGALSACCHAGLVDMAERVFTSMKIVHDIDPDIKHYGCMVDLLGRAGRLEEAEEMIRSMPVKADVVIWGTLLAACRTYGNVDVGERAAENLARLEPSHGASRVLLSNIYADAGKWEDAFLLRREIQSHRMQRLPGYSGVT from the coding sequence ATGATCCTGTCTTCCAAAGCCGAATCCCTGCTCCGCTTTCTTATCTCTTCTCCTTTTGTATCCCCATCATCCCCTCTCAAATGGGTATCTACAAGGACTCTCCAAACACTGCAATTTTCTCCGCAACAAGAAAACCCACTTCTCCATCTCCATGCTCTCGTCAATCTCACAGCATACCAGAAAGATTCCAATTACGAGCTGGTTTTGGTTTCAGCTCTAAAATCTTGCTCGTCCCGTTTGGCTATCTCTCAAGGCCAACAAATCCATTGCCTTGTTTTGAAATCTGGTCTTGATTCTAACACTTACATACGGAACAGCTTGATTAACATGTATGCCAAATGTGGGTTTCTAGCTGATGCTAATTCCTTATTTGACTTATGTGCTAATTTGGATCCTGTGTCCTATAATATCATGATTTCTGGGTATGTGAAATCTGGAAAATTAGATGATGCTCGCAAGTTATTTGAGGTAATGCCTACAAAAGGCTGTGTGTCGTACACTACTATGATCATGGGATTCGTCCATAATGATTGTTGGATTGACGCGATTGAGCTTTATAAGCAGATGAGAAATGTGGGTGTGGTTCCTAATGAAGTGACACTGACAACTGTGATCTCCGCTTTTTCTCATCTAGGTGGGATTTGGGGTTGTAGAACACTTCATGGATTGGTGATCAAGATGATGTTTGATGGGTTTGTTCTTGTTTCAACCAACTTGTTGCATATGTATTGTATTTGTTCAAGTTTAGTCGAAGCGAGAGCTTTGTTTGATGAGATGCCTGAGAGGAATATGGTTTCCTGGAATGTAATGTTAAATGGTTATTCAAAGGCAGGGTGTATTGACTTGGCTAAAGAGTTATTTCAGAGGATCCCATATAAAGATGTGGTTTCATGGGGTAGTATAATTGATGGTTATGTTCGAGTAGGGAATTTAAGTGAAGCTTTTATCATGTACAGATCGATGGTACGTGCAGGGTTTGGACCTAATGATGTTATGATGGTCGATTTGATTTCTGCATGTGGGAGAAGAATAGCGGTCGGCCAAGGTCAGCAATTACACAGTACTATTGTGAAGCTGGGTCTTGACTGTTATGATTTTATACAGGCAACTGTCATCCATTTTTATGCAGTTTGTGGCATGATTAATGAGGCTTGTTTGCAATTTGGTATTGGTAGTAAGGACAATGTTGCGTCTTGGAATGCTCTCATTGCAGGATTTACACGGAATAGAATGATTGATCGAGCGAGGCAATTATTCAATGAAATGCCTGAGAGAGATGTTTTTTCATGGAGCACAATGATTTCTGGTTATACACAGAACGAGCAACCTAACTTGGCATTAGAACTATTCCATGGGATGGTAGCTAGTGGAACCCAACCGAATGAAGTAACAATGTTGAGTGTTTTTTGTGCAATTGCTACTTTAGGCACATTAAAAGAAGGAAGATGGGCCCATGAATATGTGCTTGATAACTCCATCCCTATTAGTGACAATTTAAGTGCTGCAATAATCGACATGTATGCCAAATGTGGGAGCATCAACATtgccttagaaattttttaCGAAGTCAGAGATACTGCATCTACTGTATCACCATGGAATGCAATTATATGCGGGTTGGCCATGCATGGACATGCAAAGTTgtctcttaaaatattttcagacTTAGAAAGGCGCCAAATCAAGCTCAATGCAATCACATTCATTGGAGCCCTCAGTGCATGTTGCCATGCTGGGTTGGTGGATATGGCTGAGAGAGTTTTTACGAGCATGAAGATTGTGCATGATATTGATCCGGATATCAAGCATTATGGCTGTATGGTGGATCTCTTGGGTAGAGCAGGGCGTCTAGAAGAAGCTGAGGAAATGATAAGAAGCATGCCCGTGAAGGCAGATGTTGTGATATGGGGTACATTGTTAGCGGCATGCAGAACCTATGGCAATGTGGATGTAGGAGAAAGGGCTGCGGAAAATTTGGCAAGATTGGAACCATCCCATGGGGCAAGCAGGGTTCTTTTGTCCAACATTTATGCAGATGCAGGGAAGTGGGAGGATGCATTTTTACTAAGGAGAGAAATCCAAAGTCACAGAATGCAGAGATTGCCAGGCTATAGCGGTGTCACATGA